GTACTTCTGCTGTTCTGTTCTGGTGTTGTTTTCATGTGTGTTTTCTTACATGCATGTTAGCTTCTCATTTTTGTGTGTTGAACGAGGTTTTGGATTTTTGCTTAGCTTATCGTGTTTCTATTTTGATGgtgattttgttgttttttttttttgcagtatTATGGCATGTTCTCCAGACAAGATAAAGAGCATCGATgactcaaaagaaactcttaaaCTCAGTGTGAGGATCAGTGATCTATGATTTATTGGCACGCCTAACACATCTGAGCAAGCTGAAATGGTGTTTGTGGACTCCGATGTATGCTTCAattctgtgtttttttttgtaggtTTATTACTTATTACTCATTGTTCAGTTCATTGTGTTGTAACCTTAATGCAATCCAGGGTGATGAGATCCACGCTGTTTGTAAACAAGACcaattgaagtaaaaaaatggACTTGAAAGAAAATTGTACTTATGTCATGCACAATTTTAAAGTGCTAAAAAACAATGGTCAGTACAGAGTGTGTGATCATCAATTTAAATTGGTGTTTATTGGGGTTATTGTTGTGAGGGAGTGTGTTCTAGGGAACATCCCTTTTAGAAAATACAGGTTTGTTGGATTTGCAGATGTTGTGGCTGGCCAGTTTGAACGTGGACTATTGGTTGGTATGTTAAgctatatttttgtaattgagtTTATTTTGAAAGTTCTGTTGTTTTTCGAATTAAATAACATTCTCTGATTTTCCTACTTGCTTTAGATGTTATTGGTGTTGTGGAGGAGGTTGTCTTTCGGCAAGTTTCAGGAAAAGGTAGAAGGGTAGTCTTCAAACTAAAGGACTTGAGGTAAAGTTCGATTCTTGGTGACAATTTGTGTGATATGCTTTGTCAAGTTGTGACTATGATTATATTATTATCAATAATTGATTGTCTCATAACTATTTGTTTCTGATAGCCAGCAATTGCTATCTTTCACTTTGTGGGATGATTATTGCTTGTAGTTTTTGAAGTTCTTAGATGATTATGAAGGTGATGGCCCAATTACAGTTCTATTAAGCCATTGTAGGATCAAGGAAGCGCAGGGTATATCCTCATCTTGAATTTATTGATTTCTCTGTTTATCCTATTGCATGTTATGGttctgttttttaaattatttaggaTCTTATCCCGCATTGATCAGCAATTCTTTCAAGGCTTCAAAGTTAATTATTAACCAGCCCGTGATGGAGATTCAAGAATTCAATGAACGGTATTTTTTGTATGCGTTATGTAATAtatgttgataattttttgtcttatttttgttgttcattGTATATTTGTAGGCTTGCAGAGTTGGGCATTGAGGCCCGGTCAGGTTTTAAATCGCATGGTGAAGGGAGTACACAGCTTTCAGGTTCTATCCAATTATCATCAAAAGAATCAATCTTTGGCAAGGCTAAGGCAGAGACTATTGCTGACATTAACACCATCTCTGAAGTAATGATCTTATATAGATTTTAATTCTTTGTCGTGCAATATctgaagtttttttatttgatgtgtATGTTGTTTCACACAGGAAATTGTTTGTGTCACTGTTGGCACAATTACTAGGATTGTTCTGGACAATCATTCATGGTGTTAAACAGCTTGCATTCAGTGCCATAAAAAAAGTGATGCAGAGATGGCGCCCTTTACATGTGCATGCGGCAAATACAATCAGGAAGTTGTGCTTAGGTGATTGTGATCTTTTAAAATGTTGTGTATTTTTCATgccttcatcatttttttactattgGTGCATATGGTGGCAGGTATAGGCTTGAGGTAATGATCAATCAGGGAAATGAAAGCACAAAATTCCTGCTTTGGGACCGTGAATGCAGTGAATTAATTGGTCAATCAGCTGATGCAGTTAATAAGCTTAAAATTGAAGTGTGTTTTTGGATTCAACCCTAATTGTTTATGtttgatatgttattttttgtttgtgtaatacaattattctctttgaacaagGATGGTGATGTTGATTTGAATGCTTCACCCCAAGCACTTGATAAGTTGCTGGGTCATGAACTTGCTTTCAAGATAAAGGTGCAACCCAAGTTCAGGAATTCTGCTTTTTTGAAGTGTTCAGCTGACTCGAGCTTAATAAATGTTGTGATGGATATGCTAGCTGATGCTGAGGTAATGTTCAATGCAAGTTATTTGACATTAACTATTGTGAAAAGTATGTAttctattcatatttatttgttttccatGGGTTGTGTTATCTTCAATGTATGTCTTATTCAAACATCTTCAAAAATGGATATCCCGGTTTCTGATTCCAATCATTCTGCTCATCATGAATCTGTGAGTTTTGATGACTGctctcattttttaatatgatcttTCTTGCAATTTTTGCATTTTGACACTTCATGACTTTCAACTTAGCATTCAAGTTATTGATTGCCATTTGTTTTATCCAGCAATCCCTCTCTGTGACAGTAGATCATGATCCCCTGCTTGGACTCCCCTTGACGCCTACAAAGCGGCAGGCATTTCAGGATTGTGATGATGAAGCAGGGACCTCTCAAATTTCACCTGCACAGCTTTCatccaacaaattaaaaaaacatgttggGATTTAGTGCATTTGGTTGTTTCCAAGTTGTGTTGAACAATTTTTTCCCCTTGCTATTTGTATATTGTACATTGGCTCCTACCTTATTTCTGTTGTGGTGGTGTTGCTTCAGAACTCTGATCGGaacttttgtttaaattttaatcttattttgtatGCGAGTATCCTGACATTTTAGTTATGTGGCTTATCCGATGTCACCTTAACTATTGCACTATATTTCAAAATCCTTATTTGttcaattgttaaaataaatatcgaCAGACCATGCTTATATTAATGGTTATAAAGCCATCTTTGAAGAAATCGAGGTATGCAAATGTTATGAATTGAAATATATCGTGAGAGATAGAACAAGTGAGATTTGAAAATACAAATCAGAGATTGCCAGACAGAAAGTTCAAAAAACATGTTCTTCACAATCATGATaacttaaaattcaattaaagttTTAACGGGCCATTAAAGCATCTGATTTTAAGGTGTGCATCTTTAATTGTCTGAGCACAAAGTATTCAcgggaaacaaattaaaatattagaaataatgaCCACGAAATATTGATCACTAGCACAACTAAATCAGCATTCATATCTGATTAATTCATCTGATTTTAAGTTGTGCATCCTTAATTGTCTGAGCACAAAGTATTCAcgggaaacaaattaaaatattagaaatgaTGATCACGAAATATTGATCACTGGCACAACTAAATCAGCATTCATATCTGATTAATTTTCTAACAGCAGAATATACACACCAAGACAAAAGTATCAGCTTTGGAGTCTTGAGAAACATGATCTTGGATCATCAATGATATGTAATTAAGTGTTTCTTTATTATCAATCATCGTTTAGCATGATTTGTTATTTTAGATACCATTTTTTGCTTGATTTTGCTTTCGCAAATGCAGAATCggatatttgataaatttactCCATCTTTCATCATATGTCTCAATATGATGTACAATTAAtaaaacaagtagaaaaaacAATTTCTCTTTAGCTTGACATCCTAATTCTGCCATGCATAACATTTTCGATATCATATTTCTTATCGATGGCGCCAAAGCATAGGTATAATAATGGTTATTTTGCAAGTCTAATCATTTTAGTGCATTTAATTAGTTGTCAGCATTCATAATTTTAGTGTTTTTCCTTATGCTTACTTTTGATTACTTACTTTTCAAGTTTTAATGTGGTTGTCAAAACCATCACTATAATCATGGCTATACATGCATGTCTAATCATTTTTATCAAAGTATGATGCATTTAACCAGGTGTCAACATTGATAATTTTAGTCAACAAGTCAAGTTATGTCTTGGTCCGAGTGGAATAGCATTTCTTTTCTACATGTCCATGGACTtttgcaattttaattttgcatgTATTGTAATATATTGAAACAAGAAGTCagtaaaaattttataactcaGTCAAGATTAACAACAACCATCAAGAACATGGATAACCATGAGCATGCAAATCATCGTGATACAGCACAAGCCAAGATAAAGAATAAACGTATCAGGCAGCACAAAGTTAATGATCAGGCTCAAAATATTGATTGTAagcaattcaaaatattatgttCCAAATTAcagttaataattttaattagtttgttgATTTAGTAATACAATatccacaatttttttcacacaaGGACAAGCAAACTGTAAGGTGCATTCAATATTATGTGAATCCATTTCACATTAAATAAATTCCACTAAACTTAGATTCAATTCacttttttagttaatattcgTGATTCATCAGAGGATGAGAGTTCTGAATCAACACAAGGTACCAATTAAAATCGactttatcaaattaattttcaacattATAATGCTATAATCTAATCTAAATGCAATTTTCATGGGCTGTGTTTCAGTTTCTTCACCTGAGAACCAAAATTATATGTCCTCAGCTAATGACCCCGCAATTAATAGAGAAGGTAACGATTAATATTCATAAACACTATGTTATTAGCTCACTGTCGAATATATTTCACTATACAAAACTGCTTTTGTTTATCGTGTTTCAATTTACATGTTTtcctaaaacattttcaatgatCAACCTCACTTTGCcatatatcattaaattatttcagGATATTCTGATCTTGGTGATCAGCTCATGCAATGTAGTCACTGTAATGCAAATATGTGGTATGATGAAAGAGTctcaaaagataaaagaactACAAATCCAAGACTCAGTTTATGTTGTGGAAATGGCAAAGTTGAACTTCCATTGTTACAGAATCCACCTAAATATCTCTACCAACTTTTGTATGATCATGATACATCTGATAGTAAAAATTATCAGCAGAACATAAGGACATATAGCATGATGTTTGCCTTTACTTCTGTTGGTATTAAGTTTgacaaatcaattaatcattcaaGAGGACCTCCTACAATAAGAATTCAAGGTCAACCATGTCATAGAATAGGTAGTATGTTACCGATGCCTGGGAAAGAACCAAAATTTGCACAATTGTATATCTTTGACACAGAAAATGAAGTGCAGAATAGGATTAATGCAATAAGGTAGTTAgtctttcattattattattataaatgcaTAACATTGATCAACAATCTTAcatttaaacaaaattcaattgtTTATTCTGCATTACTAATCTTCCAATCATcgtatatataattgtttattttggtCAGCAGTCCACATAATCAAATTCAAGAGCACATTGTTTCACAACTTAATGAGATGCTAGATGAATACAACGTGCATGCAAAAACTATCAGGATGGCCAGAGATAGATTGCAAGATGTTCAAGTGAATAATATCAAGTTGAAATTGATTGCTAATCGTGAGAAAGATGGTCGTACATACCTACTGTTCCTGAAGTTGCAGCACTAATAGTAGGCGATTTTGATGCAAATTCAAAAAgagatattattattgaaactcAGCATGGACAACTACAAAGGATCCATGAATTACATTCTAGCTATCTAGCTCTACAATATCCCCTCTTATTTCCTTACGGGGAAGATGGATATAGACTTGATATTCTACATAGCAGTCGATCAGAtggtaagaaaaggaaaagaaattgtCTTACAATGAGGGAGTGGTTTTCTTATAGGCTACAATGCAGATCAAATGAATCTATAACTTTGTTGAATTCTAGGAGACTATTCCAACAATTTGTTGTTGACGGTTATACTATGGTTGAGTCAGAAAGGCTTTCTTACATaagaaacaaccaaaaaaaacTTCGAGTTGACAAGTTTTGTAGCTTACAACAGTCATTGGATGATGGAAGTAGGAGAGGCCTAAATAAAGGTAAAAGAGTCATTTTACCTTCAACTTTTGTTGGCAGTCCGCGCTATATGGATCAACTTTATTTTGATGGTATGGCCATATGTAGCCATGTGGGCTTCCCAAATCTGTTTATTACTTAAACTTGCAATCCAAGCTGGCCTGAAATCCATAGATTGCTGAATCCGTTGAATCTGAAAGCAGCAAATAGACCAAACATAATCTCGAGAGTCTTCAAACTAAAGTATGAACAAATGCTTATGGACCTGGCAAAGAATCACATGCTAGGCAAAGTTATTGCATGTAAGTTGATTCTAAGTTTGGTGAATTTATATTATGTGTGACATTGTTATTTTACACTGCCAATATTAATCACACAATCATATCtaataactttaattattttctattaacaAACTTACTAATAAATTGCAGATATGTATACAATAGAATTTCAAAAACGAGGGCTACCTCATGTCCATTTGTTGCTTTTTTTACATCCTGATAACAAATACCCATCCTCAGATGAAATTGATCAAATTATATCAGCAGAGATACCTTCACAGCAAGATGATCTATAACTGTATTCATTAGTAAAAAACCATATGGTTCATGGTCCATGTGGAAGTTTGAATCCTGGATCTCCATGCATGAAAAAAGGCAAGTGTAGTCGTTTCTATCCTAAAATGTTCCAGCCGCATACTGTTTTAGATGTTGATGGTTTTCCAGTCTATCGTAGAAGAAACAATGGTAATGCAATTGAGAAAAATGGTGTTATAATTGATAACAGGTATATTGTACCTTACAATCCAAGATTGCTCAGAAAATACCAAGCGCATATCAATATTGAATGGTGTAACCAAAACActtctatcaaatatttatttaagtacaTCAACAAGGGATATGATAGAGTGACTGTTGTTTTGATTGATGAAGATAACGATCAAACTGAGAATGGTGGCACTCATAATGATGAGATCAAAGAATATCTAGATTGTAGGTATTGTTAAAACTTGATCTCTAATTTATCTGATCATCATTGTTATAACAACTAATTCTATCTTCCTAACAGATACATATGTCCCTGTGAATCTACTTGGAGAATCTTTGAATTTCCAATACATGGCAGAAAACCTGTTGTTGAAAGATTACACTTCCATCTTCCAGGCCAACATAGTGTTCTCTATGAAGaccatgatgatattgatgatgTATTGTCTAAGCCAAGTATCTCTGATTCAAAGTTTATTTCATGGAtgaacaccaaccaaaattctGTTGAAGGGAGAAATCTtacttatgcagaatttgttTCTAAGTTTGTATACAATCGGAAGAAAAAATGTTGGCACCTTAGGAAGAAAGGTTATACCATTGGCAGATTACTATGGGTTCCACCAATTACagggaaattattttatttgagaattATGCTTACTGTTTGTAAAGGACCTACCTCATTTGAGGATTTAAGAACAGTTGATAATGTTTAGTATTCTACATATAAAGAAGCATGTTTTGCTATGGGATTTTTACAAGATGATAAAGAATTTATTGAGGCAATCAAGGAAGCAAAAGAATGGGGTTCAACACATTATATAAGAAAGTTATTTGTGTTGTTACTTTTAACTGCAACAATGAGCAAACCTGAACAAGTTTGGGACCAAACTTGGCATTGGATGGCTGATGACATtgtctataattataaaaaatcatcaacAAGTCCAGGTTAGTGCTAATTTCCCATCAAACAAATCAATATTGATACAGCACATAATTtgacttttttctcttttgtgtaTTCGCATTGCAACTTGATGATAGAACTCTTCAAAATTTGGTCTTGCTTGAAATTGAAGAGCTGCTGCAAGCAAATCAAAGATCGCTAAGAGACTATCCTTCAATGCCATATCCAAAGGATGCGAATTGTCCAGCTTATCTAGACAATAGTCTTATATTAGCTGAACTGAACTACAACAATGAAGAACTTAGATCAGAGTTTGAACATCTATTTTCTCACATGACAGGTACATTAATTACAGAGCAATTTAACCTTCTGAAAATTATTATGTGCATTTCCTTCTTAGTTTTTCTCATctataaattagtattttaacttcattcatttatctttaaatctaacACCATATATCGATGATTCCAGATGAACAAGCTTCAATTTACAACCAGATTGTTGAAGCTGTTAATAAAGATGAAGTTGGTATGTTTTTTCTCTATGGATATGGAGGTACAGGAAAAACATACATTTGGAAAACACTTGCAAGTTCACTGAGAGCtgacaataaaattgtaataatgGTAGCCTATAGTGGCATAGCTTCTCTGTTATTGCTTGGAGGTAGAACTgcacattcaaaatttaaaattccagTTCCAATTTTTGAAGACTCAACTTGCAATATCCATCAAGGGACTCAATTAGCTGAACTATTAAATCAGACAAGTCTAATCATTTGGGATGAAGCACCCATGGCTCACAAATTCTATTTTGAGGCACTTGATCACAGTCTTAGAGATATCATCAAACACAACTCAAAGGACAATAAAATCTTTGGAGGTAAAGTCATGGTCTTTGGTGGAGATTTTCGGCAGATCCTGCCAGTTATTCCAAGAGGCAGCCGCTCTGATATTGTTAACGCAACAATTAATTCCTCTTATCTATGGGATCACTGTCAGATCTTGAGACTGACAAAAAACATGCGTTTACAAA
The nucleotide sequence above comes from Glycine soja cultivar W05 chromosome 11, ASM419377v2, whole genome shotgun sequence. Encoded proteins:
- the LOC114373197 gene encoding uncharacterized protein LOC114373197; protein product: MDLKENCTYVMHNFKVLKNNGQYRVCDHQFKLVFIGVIVVRECVLGNIPFRKYRFVGFADVVAGQFERGLLVDVIGVVEEVVFRQVSGKGRRFLKFLDDYEGDGPITVLLSHCRIKEAQGSYPALISNSFKASKLIINQPVMEIQEFNERLAELGIEARSGFKSHGEGSTQLSGSIQLSSKESIFGKAKAETIADINTISEEIVCVTVGTITRIVLDNHSWYRLEVMINQGNESTKFLLWDRECSELIGQSADAVNKLKIEDGDVDLNASPQALDKLLGHELAFKIKVQPKFRNSAFLKCSADSSLINVVMDMLADAEQSLSVTVDHDPLLGLPLTPTKRQAFQDCDDEAGTSQISPAQLSSNKLKKHVGI